One window from the genome of Acinetobacter sp. ANC 7912 encodes:
- a CDS encoding leucyl aminopeptidase, whose product MKLTINTSFQENASSQYLVVLVESEQLQAAASTYQIDKLTDIANATQFKAGFNESLSLVGTVPNITNAGLVGLGKLEELQPGKLAKIAQTIVKAAQKKFQQISVDISALPAQLHNIFALQLTQVAYAFDEYKSKKNEFVLEQINLIANESPVTAEQLQLIQAVQTGQNLARDLGNRPGNICFPEYLAEQALALAAEYPELLKVTVLDEQQIADLGMHSFLAVSKGSDRPGRIITIEYRAERSEAPVVFVGKGITFDTGGISLKPGAGMDEMKFDMCGAASVLGTMRALCESGLDIHVVGTIATAENMPSGKATRPGDIVTTMSGQTVEILNTDAEGRLVLCDALTYVKRFNPALVIDIATLTGACVVALGSVLTGMFTPDDELAAELEAAGQTAFDRVWRMPVLDDYQEQLDSPFADIANIGGPKAGSVTAACFLQRFTRDYRWAHLDIAGTAWNSGNNKGATGRPVPLLMQFLANRVQKHG is encoded by the coding sequence ATGAAACTGACAATTAATACGTCATTCCAAGAGAATGCATCCAGCCAATATTTAGTCGTCTTGGTTGAATCTGAGCAATTACAAGCTGCAGCAAGCACTTACCAGATCGACAAGCTTACCGATATCGCCAATGCCACTCAGTTTAAAGCTGGCTTTAATGAATCCCTGTCACTGGTGGGCACGGTTCCAAATATTACCAATGCTGGTCTGGTAGGCCTTGGCAAACTTGAAGAACTGCAACCTGGCAAGCTGGCAAAAATCGCACAGACGATTGTGAAAGCTGCACAGAAAAAGTTCCAGCAAATCAGTGTCGACATTTCTGCCCTGCCAGCACAACTGCATAATATTTTTGCTCTGCAGCTGACCCAGGTGGCTTATGCTTTTGATGAGTACAAATCCAAGAAAAATGAATTTGTCCTAGAACAGATTAACCTGATCGCAAATGAAAGCCCTGTAACTGCAGAGCAATTACAACTGATTCAGGCAGTGCAAACTGGGCAAAACCTAGCACGCGACCTCGGTAACCGTCCAGGCAATATTTGTTTCCCTGAGTATCTGGCCGAACAGGCACTGGCTTTAGCGGCTGAATATCCAGAACTTTTAAAAGTCACCGTGCTGGATGAGCAGCAAATAGCCGATCTGGGCATGCACTCATTCCTAGCTGTCAGTAAAGGTTCAGACCGTCCGGGTCGTATCATTACTATCGAATACCGTGCAGAACGCAGTGAAGCACCTGTGGTATTCGTTGGTAAAGGCATTACTTTTGATACGGGCGGCATTTCCCTGAAACCAGGTGCAGGCATGGACGAAATGAAATTCGACATGTGCGGTGCAGCCTCTGTTTTAGGTACCATGCGTGCGCTGTGTGAATCTGGCCTGGATATTCATGTAGTTGGTACTATCGCGACTGCGGAAAACATGCCATCTGGCAAGGCAACCCGTCCAGGTGACATCGTCACCACCATGAGCGGTCAAACTGTCGAAATCCTAAATACCGATGCAGAAGGTCGGCTGGTACTCTGTGATGCCCTGACCTATGTAAAACGCTTTAACCCTGCACTAGTCATCGATATCGCGACATTAACCGGTGCCTGCGTGGTCGCATTAGGTTCAGTTCTGACTGGTATGTTTACTCCGGATGATGAACTGGCAGCAGAGCTTGAAGCGGCTGGTCAAACTGCATTTGACCGTGTATGGCGTATGCCTGTTCTTGATGATTATCAGGAACAGCTGGATTCTCCATTTGCGGATATCGCTAACATTGGTGGTCCGAAAGCAGGCTCAGTGACTGCGGCCTGCTTCCTGCAACGTTTTACCCGCGACTACCGTTGGGCACATCTAGACATTGCCGGTACTGCATGGAATTCTGGCAACAATAAAGGTGCCACTGGTCGTCCGGTGCCATTATTGATGCAATTCCTGGCGAACCGTGTTCAAAAGCATGGCTAA
- the lptF gene encoding LPS export ABC transporter permease LptF, translating into MIIRRYLVKQVVSTSLVVIALLTLIMMGGRLIKYFGVAAQGRLDASILFSIIGYRLPEFLTLILPLGFFIGLMLVFGRLYVDHEMAVLNGSGVSRNQLARLLIPMTVVFLAVQAFLMLWASPWGIRQFEALTNEQAVRTGFDLVRPKEFISSGPYTIYAGDLSEDRKNLKDIFFYQRAEKDGKPDVIILAQEATRVEVKGDAANVVDLVNGRRYEIFAGTPKYTQAEFETYRLRLENDSEAKFASTEVEALPTSQLWDNRNDPVVASELGWRTFVPFAIVVALMLANALSEVSPRQGRYLKLFPALLIFASLIVALMAVKTRISKGEMEIWVYPIVLIFYGIAAALFARKQNLAPKIKKQIQRVRS; encoded by the coding sequence TTGATTATTCGGCGTTATCTGGTCAAGCAAGTTGTATCGACATCCTTGGTTGTGATTGCCTTATTGACCTTGATCATGATGGGTGGTCGACTGATCAAGTACTTTGGGGTGGCAGCGCAAGGACGTCTGGATGCTAGCATCCTGTTTAGTATTATCGGCTACCGTTTGCCTGAGTTCCTGACCTTAATTTTACCACTTGGGTTCTTTATCGGGTTAATGCTGGTCTTTGGCCGGCTGTATGTCGATCATGAAATGGCTGTCTTAAATGGCAGTGGCGTGAGCCGTAACCAGCTAGCGCGTTTGCTAATTCCAATGACTGTGGTATTTCTGGCAGTTCAGGCTTTCCTGATGCTCTGGGCATCGCCGTGGGGGATCCGCCAGTTTGAGGCCCTAACCAATGAACAGGCTGTCCGGACCGGTTTTGACTTAGTAAGACCGAAGGAATTTATCTCTTCTGGACCTTATACCATTTATGCCGGGGATTTATCAGAAGACCGCAAAAATCTAAAAGATATCTTCTTCTACCAGCGCGCTGAAAAAGATGGTAAGCCAGATGTGATAATTCTGGCGCAGGAAGCAACTCGAGTCGAAGTCAAAGGTGATGCAGCCAATGTGGTAGATTTGGTGAATGGTCGCCGCTATGAAATCTTTGCCGGTACGCCAAAATATACTCAGGCTGAATTTGAAACTTACCGTCTGCGTCTAGAAAATGATAGTGAAGCCAAATTCGCTAGCACTGAAGTGGAAGCCTTGCCAACCTCCCAGCTTTGGGATAACCGTAATGATCCAGTCGTCGCGAGTGAACTGGGTTGGCGGACATTTGTACCCTTTGCCATTGTAGTGGCTTTGATGCTGGCGAATGCCTTGTCTGAAGTGAGTCCGCGTCAGGGACGTTATTTAAAACTGTTCCCGGCCTTACTGATTTTTGCCAGCCTTATTGTCGCGTTAATGGCAGTGAAAACTCGGATCAGTAAAGGTGAAATGGAAATCTGGGTATATCCAATCGTACTGATTTTCTATGGGATTGCCGCAGCGCTGTTCGCCCGTAAACAGAACCTGGCACCGAAAATCAAGAAACAGATTCAACGAGTGAGGTCTTAA
- the lptG gene encoding LPS export ABC transporter permease LptG: MLARRIIAKHVTGTTALAMLGATAVLSGLQVLFTYLGELGSLKEGYGAWDALKYVLWGAPNYLYEILPISALIGAVLGLGTLASNSELIVMRSVGVSLWRIVGWVIRSALLLVILSFALSEWVIPYTNEQAKAVKSYNKPVKIGEVKGYWTREGQRFIYIDYANSKGELKHVQMLDFDDNYRLRGTLKAEQGDFVKDGAWQLQKTQEVNILQNDNATFATHPQQPLALALQPKYVHMVTIDPEDLSPSQLVSFMSYMHEYSQVPKTYELAFWQKVGSPFALIALVVIACSFIFGPLRQQSMGFRLVIALFTGLGFFYLQDFLGYASLVYAPSPAWFVFIPIIIMFAIGGYLLQRAR; this comes from the coding sequence ATGCTGGCACGTCGTATTATTGCAAAACATGTGACCGGTACTACAGCACTCGCCATGCTCGGTGCAACTGCAGTTTTGTCGGGCTTGCAAGTTTTATTCACTTACTTGGGTGAACTGGGGTCATTGAAAGAAGGTTATGGTGCCTGGGATGCCTTGAAATATGTGCTCTGGGGCGCACCGAATTATCTTTATGAAATCCTGCCGATCTCGGCCCTGATTGGAGCAGTACTTGGTTTGGGTACGCTGGCTTCTAACAGTGAATTGATCGTGATGCGTTCAGTTGGGGTCAGCTTGTGGCGTATCGTGGGCTGGGTGATCCGTTCGGCATTGTTATTGGTGATTCTGTCTTTTGCTTTAAGTGAATGGGTGATTCCATATACTAATGAGCAGGCCAAAGCGGTAAAAAGCTATAACAAGCCGGTGAAAATTGGTGAAGTGAAAGGCTACTGGACCCGTGAAGGTCAGCGCTTTATCTACATTGACTATGCCAACTCCAAAGGTGAGTTAAAGCACGTGCAGATGCTGGATTTTGATGATAATTACCGTCTGCGTGGTACCTTAAAAGCCGAGCAGGGTGATTTTGTCAAAGATGGCGCGTGGCAACTGCAAAAGACTCAGGAAGTGAATATTCTGCAAAATGATAATGCCACATTTGCAACACATCCTCAGCAGCCACTCGCTTTAGCCCTACAACCGAAATATGTGCATATGGTGACCATCGACCCGGAAGACCTGTCACCAAGCCAGCTGGTCAGCTTCATGAGCTATATGCATGAATATAGCCAGGTACCGAAAACCTATGAACTGGCCTTCTGGCAGAAAGTCGGCTCACCATTTGCCCTGATTGCCTTAGTGGTGATCGCCTGCTCATTTATCTTTGGACCGCTGCGTCAGCAATCCATGGGCTTCCGTCTGGTGATTGCATTATTTACAGGTCTGGGTTTCTTCTACCTGCAGGACTTCCTCGGTTACGCGAGTCTGGTCTATGCACCATCTCCAGCATGGTTTGTATTCATTCCAATCATCATCATGTTTGCTATTGGTGGCTACTTGCTGCAGCGGGCACGCTAA
- the gpmI gene encoding 2,3-bisphosphoglycerate-independent phosphoglycerate mutase, with translation MTDATAGKIPHVLVIMDGVGHREAVEDNAFLAAKRPNLTAMQEKHPHGLISGSGEDVGLPDGQMGNSEVGHMNLGAGRVLYQDFTRITKDIRTGAFFEHEVLVDAVEKAKAANGAVHIMGLLSEGGVHSHEDHIVAMAELALKRGAKVYLHAFLDGRDTPPRSAQPSLEKLDAVFAQYPGQGRIATMIGRYFAMDRDNRWDRVEQAYRLLTEGEAVRTAVTAVEGLEEAYAADESDEFVKATRIGDVAAVQDGDSVVFMNFRADRARELTRAFVEKDFASFERKVVPNLSKFVMLTRYQATIDAPVAYMPEALVNSIGEYLSNLGKTQLRIAETEKYAHVTFFFSGGREEEYPGEKRILIPSPNVATYDLKPEMSAYEVTDELVAAINSGEFDLLVVNYANGDMVGHTGVFDAAVKAVEAVDTCLGRVYEAVMAKKGHMLITADHGNVEQMQDYESGQVHTQHTTELVPFIYVGPTSATIAEGGVLADVAPTLLSLMNLPIPAEMKGRNLIELKA, from the coding sequence ATGACGGATGCAACTGCTGGCAAAATCCCTCACGTATTGGTAATTATGGATGGTGTGGGTCATCGCGAAGCGGTCGAGGACAATGCGTTTCTAGCGGCTAAACGACCTAATTTAACTGCTATGCAGGAGAAGCATCCGCATGGTCTGATCTCAGGTTCTGGCGAAGATGTCGGTCTGCCTGATGGTCAGATGGGGAACTCTGAAGTGGGGCACATGAACTTAGGTGCCGGCCGTGTTCTGTACCAAGATTTCACCCGTATTACTAAAGATATCCGTACAGGTGCTTTCTTTGAGCATGAAGTTTTAGTTGATGCTGTTGAAAAAGCCAAAGCTGCGAATGGTGCAGTCCACATCATGGGTCTGCTGTCAGAAGGTGGTGTGCACTCTCACGAAGATCATATCGTAGCAATGGCGGAACTGGCACTGAAACGCGGTGCCAAAGTGTATCTGCATGCTTTCCTGGATGGTCGTGATACACCACCACGCAGTGCACAGCCTTCACTGGAAAAACTGGATGCAGTATTTGCTCAATATCCAGGTCAAGGCCGTATCGCAACGATGATCGGTCGTTACTTTGCCATGGATCGTGACAACCGTTGGGATCGTGTTGAACAAGCTTACCGTCTGTTGACTGAAGGTGAAGCAGTACGTACTGCAGTAACTGCAGTAGAAGGTCTGGAAGAGGCTTATGCGGCGGATGAGTCTGATGAATTCGTCAAGGCGACTCGAATTGGTGATGTGGCAGCGGTTCAGGATGGCGACAGTGTCGTATTCATGAACTTCCGTGCGGATCGTGCTCGTGAATTGACTCGTGCATTCGTTGAAAAAGACTTTGCTAGTTTTGAACGTAAAGTGGTGCCAAACCTGTCAAAATTCGTGATGCTGACCCGTTATCAGGCAACCATTGATGCGCCAGTAGCCTATATGCCAGAAGCACTGGTGAACTCAATCGGCGAATATCTGTCTAACTTGGGTAAAACCCAGTTGCGTATTGCAGAAACCGAGAAATATGCACATGTAACGTTCTTCTTTAGCGGCGGCCGTGAAGAAGAGTATCCAGGTGAAAAACGTATCCTGATTCCATCACCAAATGTGGCAACTTATGACCTGAAACCGGAAATGAGTGCTTATGAAGTGACGGATGAGCTGGTCGCTGCGATCAATTCTGGTGAGTTTGATCTATTAGTTGTGAACTATGCCAATGGTGACATGGTCGGGCATACCGGTGTATTCGACGCAGCAGTCAAAGCCGTTGAAGCGGTAGATACCTGCTTAGGCCGTGTTTATGAAGCTGTGATGGCGAAAAAAGGCCATATGCTGATTACTGCGGACCATGGTAATGTGGAGCAGATGCAGGATTATGAAAGTGGACAGGTGCATACCCAGCATACGACTGAACTGGTACCGTTCATCTATGTCGGTCCAACTTCAGCAACGATTGCAGAAGGTGGTGTACTGGCGGATGTTGCGCCAACCTTGCTGAGTCTGATGAATCTGCCAATTCCTGCAGAAATGAAAGGTCGTAACCTGATCGAGCTAAAAGCTTAA
- a CDS encoding S41 family peptidase, translated as MARSQRKSVLIASLLMCLSHSAWSARSADLAFDDDMVVDQQTYNEIPVSSIQEFVQIYGIVKDNYIEDKNDDALFQQAIKGLVGGLDRYSRYLSPEDFKQLRQYTEGELASIDFDLKYNPQLKQWVIQELNEEADSARQGLRNGVTVYKIDDQELSSLNHEQVRQLLNGAIGSTLSLQLSPQSQVFNLVRNTKVETEIKSQLHHNQVLVIQVKVFQQDTANEIKRIIDSYAGSRLKAVLFDLRNNPGGLLSAAVESADLFLNQGIIVSTKSRAEGDQQFQALPGFEFQNLKVGILINHRSASAAEVFTAALKEHKRAWVVGEKSYGKGVVQKLFPLSNGAALQMTVSQYFTPNGQSIEGLGVQPHLSYPLTLEMKEDSYVDHVTELLLQQK; from the coding sequence ATGGCAAGATCACAGCGGAAGTCTGTACTAATCGCGAGCTTATTAATGTGTTTGAGCCATTCGGCATGGAGTGCCAGGTCGGCGGATCTGGCATTCGATGATGATATGGTCGTAGATCAGCAAACCTATAACGAAATTCCGGTGTCTTCGATTCAGGAATTCGTGCAGATTTATGGCATCGTCAAAGATAATTATATTGAAGACAAGAATGACGATGCACTATTTCAGCAGGCGATTAAAGGCCTGGTTGGCGGTTTAGACCGCTATTCCCGCTATCTTTCTCCTGAAGATTTTAAACAACTACGCCAATATACCGAAGGTGAGCTGGCCAGCATCGACTTTGACCTGAAATATAACCCACAGCTCAAGCAATGGGTGATTCAGGAATTGAATGAAGAGGCTGATTCTGCCCGTCAGGGTCTACGTAATGGCGTGACCGTATATAAAATTGATGATCAGGAACTGAGTTCACTGAATCATGAGCAGGTACGTCAGCTATTGAATGGTGCGATCGGTTCAACCCTAAGCTTACAGTTATCTCCGCAAAGTCAGGTATTTAATCTGGTTCGTAACACTAAAGTTGAAACTGAAATCAAATCTCAGCTGCATCATAATCAAGTGCTGGTGATTCAGGTCAAGGTGTTTCAGCAAGATACGGCCAATGAAATCAAACGGATTATTGACAGTTATGCCGGTTCGCGTTTAAAGGCAGTCTTGTTTGACCTGCGTAATAATCCAGGGGGCTTGCTGTCTGCTGCGGTTGAATCTGCAGACCTGTTTTTAAACCAAGGCATTATTGTTTCCACCAAGAGCCGAGCTGAAGGCGATCAGCAGTTTCAGGCACTACCGGGCTTTGAATTTCAGAATCTAAAGGTGGGTATTCTGATCAATCACCGTTCTGCTTCCGCAGCAGAGGTCTTTACCGCAGCGCTAAAAGAGCATAAACGTGCCTGGGTAGTCGGTGAGAAAAGCTATGGTAAAGGTGTGGTGCAGAAGCTTTTTCCACTGAGTAATGGTGCAGCTCTGCAGATGACGGTATCACAATACTTTACCCCGAATGGGCAAAGTATTGAGGGCTTGGGCGTACAACCCCATTTAAGCTATCCTTTAACGCTGGAAATGAAAGAAGACAGCTATGTGGATCATGTCACCGAGTTGCTGCTTCAGCAGAAATAG
- a CDS encoding sigma-54 dependent transcriptional regulator, producing the protein MVEQQPLVLLVDDEEDLCTLMQMSLMRMGIRTHIAHRLEDAKRRLTDHQYDACLTDLNLPDGNGLQLLDFISEHYPSLPVAVLTAYGNMDIAIAALKAGAFDFVSKPINQKHLEQLIQKALNKPANYASNQEDTLEYKMLIGQSKPIQQLRATLRKIARSQAPVFITGESGTGKEVVANLVHRLSNRSEGPFIAINCGAIPTELMESELFGHKKGSFTGATQDKQGLIQSAHGGSLFLDEIAELPLSMQVKLLRAVQEKRIRPLGSDTEIDVDFRVISASHQDLEALVQQGKFRQDLFFRIHVMDLVLPPLRERGNDILLLAEHFIQKICQEWQIPAKRLTERSKELLLTQYYPGNVRELRNIIERAITLSDEDIIDIQHLQTAPLRQSFVTPENTLASTSESNSNTHNGSDAFIVPKKLPEEGLELYMEKIEKEILLNALNLTHWNRTLAAKKLGMSFRSLRYRLKKFGLDTEEE; encoded by the coding sequence ATTGTGGAACAACAACCACTGGTACTTTTGGTCGATGACGAAGAAGATCTGTGTACCTTGATGCAGATGTCACTGATGCGTATGGGGATACGCACGCACATCGCACATCGCCTTGAGGATGCCAAAAGACGCTTGACCGATCATCAGTATGATGCCTGTCTGACCGACCTAAACTTACCGGATGGCAATGGATTGCAATTGCTGGATTTTATCAGTGAACATTACCCTTCCCTGCCGGTTGCCGTCTTAACTGCCTATGGCAATATGGATATTGCTATTGCTGCTCTGAAAGCCGGGGCTTTTGACTTTGTCAGCAAGCCGATCAATCAAAAACATCTGGAACAATTAATCCAGAAAGCACTGAATAAACCGGCCAATTATGCTTCCAATCAGGAAGACACGCTTGAATACAAGATGCTGATCGGCCAGTCCAAACCGATTCAGCAACTGCGTGCGACTTTACGCAAAATCGCCCGTTCTCAGGCACCCGTATTTATCACTGGTGAGTCAGGAACCGGTAAAGAAGTCGTTGCCAATCTGGTACATCGACTCAGTAACCGTAGTGAAGGTCCATTTATCGCGATTAACTGTGGTGCGATTCCTACCGAGCTGATGGAAAGCGAGCTGTTCGGGCATAAGAAAGGTAGCTTTACTGGCGCGACTCAGGACAAACAGGGCCTGATCCAGTCTGCACATGGTGGCAGTTTATTCTTAGATGAAATTGCCGAACTACCGCTGAGTATGCAGGTCAAACTATTGCGTGCAGTACAGGAAAAACGTATTCGCCCGCTCGGTTCAGATACCGAAATTGATGTGGATTTCCGCGTGATCAGTGCCAGCCATCAGGACTTAGAAGCACTGGTACAACAGGGTAAATTCCGTCAGGATTTGTTCTTCCGGATTCATGTCATGGATCTGGTGCTGCCGCCATTGCGTGAACGCGGCAATGATATTCTTCTGCTGGCGGAACACTTTATCCAGAAAATCTGCCAGGAATGGCAAATTCCAGCCAAGCGTCTGACTGAACGCAGTAAAGAATTATTACTAACCCAATATTACCCGGGCAATGTGCGGGAACTGCGCAATATTATCGAACGCGCCATTACCCTGAGCGATGAAGACATTATCGATATTCAGCACCTGCAAACGGCGCCATTACGGCAAAGTTTTGTCACTCCTGAAAATACTCTAGCCTCTACGTCTGAATCGAACAGCAATACTCACAACGGTTCTGATGCTTTTATCGTTCCAAAAAAACTTCCAGAAGAAGGACTGGAACTATATATGGAGAAAATCGAAAAGGAAATCCTGCTGAATGCGCTGAACCTGACCCACTGGAACCGGACGCTGGCAGCGAAAAAACTCGGTATGTCCTTCCGTTCGCTACGTTATCGTTTGAAAAAGTTTGGATTAGACACTGAGGAAGAATAA
- a CDS encoding ATP-binding protein gives MSQRSSYSELNQYLLGTWYAAYRLIISTGLLLIFLLTYPEYNSELAHPQLYHYVLSSFIAISLGQLFLLKYVKKFIHKQLTAIFIVDVCALSLLTLATSGANLHLSMLFVITIFAASILLNAQKALVITLIAVISVTYQHFIVSIFTLSSLGNIGNSAILAFLFCVVYGIGQIAVRRFQILENLNFSQSMELYRLQNINRYILEQIDTGYLVLDENCHVVLSNPAACHLLGIEHTYSFDKFPLYQFQPDLFELIRFENLENGERFQFESQQSRFNIHVQVQKLIVPHQTLMLLVLQDARKINQEVQQLKLAALGQLSASIAHEIRNPLAAIVQANDLLPGSEQEQQEVLHSMISKQATRINRIIEDTLNMVKNKETRPVPIQLNEFIPQCLHEDLADIADHIKFNIDMRLDIQFDEAQLRQVLINLLRNAVRHNDPTVGPVELKVHPYEHKVWIDVRDFGDGVTPADQSLLFKPFFSNSINGTGLGLYLSHSFCEANQAQLNYIQQEQGACFRISCQRITV, from the coding sequence ATGTCGCAGCGATCTTCTTATTCAGAGCTGAATCAGTATCTGCTCGGTACCTGGTATGCGGCATATCGCTTAATTATCAGCACGGGCCTGCTGCTGATTTTTCTGCTGACCTATCCGGAATATAACAGCGAACTAGCCCATCCTCAGCTCTATCATTATGTGCTGAGCAGTTTTATTGCGATTTCACTGGGGCAGCTGTTTCTGCTGAAATATGTCAAGAAATTTATTCACAAACAGCTGACTGCGATTTTTATTGTTGATGTCTGCGCCCTAAGCCTGCTGACACTCGCCACCAGCGGGGCCAATCTGCATCTCAGTATGCTGTTTGTCATCACCATCTTTGCCGCTTCAATATTACTGAATGCACAAAAGGCACTGGTGATTACCCTGATTGCGGTGATCAGTGTCACCTATCAACATTTTATTGTCAGCATCTTTACTTTGTCCTCACTCGGCAATATCGGCAATAGTGCCATTCTGGCTTTCCTGTTCTGTGTGGTCTATGGCATCGGGCAGATTGCGGTACGGCGTTTCCAGATTCTGGAAAACCTGAACTTCTCCCAGTCCATGGAGCTGTACCGGTTACAGAACATTAACCGCTATATTCTGGAACAGATTGATACGGGTTATCTGGTATTAGATGAAAACTGTCATGTGGTGTTGAGTAATCCTGCTGCCTGCCATTTGCTGGGGATTGAACATACCTATTCCTTTGATAAGTTCCCCCTGTACCAGTTCCAGCCGGATCTGTTTGAACTGATCCGCTTTGAGAATCTGGAAAATGGTGAGCGTTTCCAGTTTGAGTCACAGCAGAGCCGGTTTAATATCCATGTACAAGTCCAGAAACTGATTGTGCCACACCAGACCCTTATGCTACTGGTGCTGCAGGATGCACGAAAAATCAATCAAGAGGTGCAGCAACTTAAACTGGCAGCATTGGGGCAACTTTCTGCCAGTATCGCGCATGAAATCCGTAATCCTTTAGCTGCCATTGTGCAGGCCAATGACCTGTTGCCCGGTTCAGAACAGGAACAGCAGGAAGTCCTGCACAGCATGATCAGCAAACAGGCCACCCGGATTAACCGGATTATTGAAGACACGCTGAATATGGTGAAAAATAAAGAAACTCGCCCAGTACCGATTCAGCTCAATGAATTTATTCCGCAATGCCTACATGAGGATCTGGCTGATATTGCGGATCACATTAAATTCAATATCGACATGCGTCTGGATATCCAGTTTGATGAAGCCCAGCTGCGACAGGTGCTGATCAATCTGTTACGCAATGCAGTACGGCATAATGACCCGACTGTAGGACCAGTTGAGTTAAAGGTACATCCTTATGAGCATAAGGTCTGGATTGATGTACGAGATTTTGGCGATGGCGTGACGCCAGCCGATCAAAGCTTATTATTTAAACCGTTTTTCAGTAACTCGATTAATGGCACAGGACTCGGGCTCTATCTCTCCCATAGTTTCTGTGAAGCCAATCAGGCACAATTGAATTATATACAACAAGAACAGGGTGCTTGCTTCAGGATCAGCTGCCAGCGCATTACTGTTTAA
- a CDS encoding response regulator produces MITVLVVDDHELVRTGICRMLEDHAEIQVIGQAESGEEAIALVRQHHPNVVLLDVNMPGIGGVETTRRLLQTAPDTKVVAVSGLAEEPYPSLLLKAGAKGYITKGAPVTEMVRAINKVMQGGKYFSADIAEQLASSYLSDTQQSPFDSLSEREMQVAMMVVNCISAQEIADKLFVSVKTVNTYRYRIFEKLNIDSDVKLTHLAMRYGLIKP; encoded by the coding sequence GTGATCACAGTTTTAGTTGTAGATGACCATGAATTAGTGCGGACCGGTATTTGTAGAATGCTTGAGGATCACGCCGAGATTCAGGTTATTGGACAAGCTGAATCTGGTGAGGAAGCGATCGCCCTCGTACGTCAGCATCATCCAAATGTCGTGCTCCTCGATGTAAATATGCCGGGGATTGGTGGTGTAGAAACCACCCGTCGCCTGTTACAGACAGCACCAGACACCAAAGTCGTGGCTGTCAGTGGTCTGGCCGAAGAGCCTTACCCGTCCCTGCTGCTTAAAGCCGGTGCCAAAGGCTATATCACCAAAGGTGCACCAGTCACCGAAATGGTTCGCGCGATTAATAAAGTGATGCAAGGTGGTAAATATTTTAGTGCCGACATTGCAGAACAGCTCGCCAGCTCATATCTCTCCGATACCCAGCAATCGCCTTTTGACTCCCTCTCAGAACGGGAAATGCAGGTGGCGATGATGGTGGTCAACTGTATCAGTGCCCAGGAAATCGCGGATAAGCTGTTTGTCAGTGTAAAAACCGTAAATACCTACCGTTACAGGATTTTCGAAAAACTCAATATTGACAGTGATGTCAAACTGACCCATCTGGCCATGCGTTATGGCCTGATCAAGCCATAA